One region of Drosophila subobscura isolate 14011-0131.10 chromosome J, UCBerk_Dsub_1.0, whole genome shotgun sequence genomic DNA includes:
- the LOC117894208 gene encoding uncharacterized protein LOC117894208 translates to MLTACQVACFVGCLALALSCVQAQFYYNQALGLPATHSFEPANPYQGYATADAHPSVVRNAQWESELPAELSKSARFYNDPVIAANLAKASLLTTREMAVVHREAEKIPRDQVYKLFKNAGYLSRR, encoded by the coding sequence atgttGACTGCCTGCCAAGTTGCCTGCTTCGTTGGATGCCTCGCTCTGGCACTGAGCTGTGTCCAGGCGCAGTTCTACTACAATCAGGCATTGGgtttgcctgccacacactcgtTTGAGCCTGCCAATCCGTATCAGGGCTATGCCACAGCCGATGCGCATCCCTCGGTGGTGCGGAATGCGCAATGGGAATCGGAGCTGCCTGCCGAGCTGTCCAAGAGTGCGCGATTCTACAATGATCCAGTCATAGCCGCAAACCTGGCCAAGGCGTCGCTACTCACCACAAGGGAAATGGCGGTGGTGCATCGCGAGGCGGAGAAAATTCCACGCGATCAGGTCTATAAACTATTCAAGAATGCTGGCTATCTGAGTCGCAGATAG
- the LOC117895245 gene encoding uncharacterized protein LOC117895245 translates to METMAAAVPPTAGPSNGGGGGMAMAVCMGVINQYEENVEHLRQLFSRNHLVSFSIDNIACSAGSSSGDNYMSVVKRVTISQNLQQDKDQQQPAASREAVTVIVKRQIASLSRRQLYRCEEAFSNEINAYRHLVPLLRRYSQQPLFPLCHIAESHDRESDSGEPIIVLQDLKALGYRMKDRLEGLELGHCLLVMKKLAQMHAASLAAQQLESALFAAQVEQLSEIVYCEEAAEFYSTILDTSVQQALDSLNASNADGSLTTPISLIEELRPKLFAQLKRNINEAAGSALSVVCHGDLWVNNIMFRSQPEEVIFFDLQAMRRTSPVFDILHFIYTSTRRRLRDEHTDTLLAAYAEALAKELNLQLKHTTAAKQLEQLCDTFSLQRLTAEYVRQVHYGLAIGMWILPAVTFDPNNLPNLDVMSEQNLTGKEIKCTQTLTSEYHLRIRELALEFYERGYLQIERPAM, encoded by the exons ATGGAGACAATGGCTGCCGCTGTCCCACCAACAGCAGGACCTTCgaatggcggcggcggcggcatggcAATGGCCGTGTGCATGGGCGTCATCAATCAATACGAGGAGAATGTCGAGCATTTGCGGCAACTGTTCAGCCGGAACCATTTGGTGTCCTTTAGCATTGACAACATCGCGTGCAgtgcgggcagcagcagcggcgacaacTACATGTCGGTGGTGAAGCGTGTGACCATCAGCCAGAACCTGCAACAGGATAAAGatcagcaacagccagcagcaagcagggAAGCGG TTACGGTTATTGTTAAGCGTCAGATTGCGAGTCTGTCACGCCGGCAGCTCTACCGCTGCGAGGAGGCCTTCAGCAATGAGATAAACGCCTACCGGCATCTGGTGCCGCTGCTCCGTCGctacagccagcagccgctgtTCCCGCTGTGTCACATCGCCGAGAGCCATGACCGAGAAAGCGACAGTGGGGAGCCCATCATTGTGCTGCAGGATCTGAAGGCTTTGGGCTACCGAATGAAGGATCGACTGGaggggctggagctgggccaTTGCCTGCTGGTGATGAAG AAACTGGCACAAATGCACGCCGCCTCGCTggctgcccagcagctggagtCTGCACTGTTTGCCGCCCAAGTCGAGCAACTCAGCGAGATTGTCTACTGTGAGGAGGCTGCCGAGTTCTACTCCACCATATTGGACACCTCTGTGCAGCAGGCCTTGGACAGTCTCAATGCGTCGAATGCAGATGGAAGTCTGACCACGCCCATCTCCCTCATTGAGGAGCTGCGACCGAAGCTCTTTGCGCAACTAAAGCGGAATATAAACGAGGCTGCTGGATCGGCGTTAAGTGTGGTCTGCCATGGAGATCTGTGGGTGAACAACATCATGTTCCGCTCGCAGCCCGAGGAAGTCATCTTCTTCGACCTGCAAGCTATGCGCCGCACCTCGCCCGTCTTCGACATACTCCACTTTATTTATACGAGCACGAGGAGACGCCTGAGGGATGAGCATACGGAcactctgctggctgcttatGCGGAGGCTCTAGCCAAGGAACTGAATCTGCAGCTCAAGCACACAACGGCGGCAAAGCAATTAGAGCAGCTCTGTGACACCTTTTCGCTGCAGCGACTCACCGCGGAGTATGTACGTCAGGTGCACTATGGCCTGGCCATTGGCATGTGGATACTGCCAGCGGTCACCTTTGATCCGAACAACCTGCCCAATCTGGATGTGATGAGCGAGCAGAATCTAACCGGCAAGGAGATTAAATGCACCCAAACACTCACCTCGGAGTACCACTTGCGGATCAGGGAGCTGGCGTTGGAGTTCTACGAGCGTGGCTATCTACAGATTGAGCGGCCAGCCATGTGA
- the LOC117895244 gene encoding signal recognition particle subunit SRP68, with the protein MVVQEDNPNSGENVEKTEPGTVVAEAAKIFKVEILHMIKDAQQQHGLRHGDFQRYRGYCTRRIRRLRKALKYPQGDKRHFKRRDVTITQLTGKKADERYIHIPLISAERAWAYAMQLKQESNTEPRKRFHLISKLRRACFYALQLQELCNTDAFDARTKLECEAYVAWMHGTLHFELQLWQSAGEHLKRAQVVYENLAAALPDDEQELYRAKVNEFTPNLRYCAYNISGGASGGDLDEILELRAQGVLENLDVLVSQTKTESSEGLQTIDWRGRKVTVRPEKVRLFLLSAQELDKSLAKATKLDAKIELIERILMDCKDAIQAVRDEIKQDPKLRSLTTGQTVSGVQYLLAYLSYIRHSRTLQRNLCLVEQAKLNFVDPNQQSDVVGDGKRVRSQDLARLYEIILQNVTEMQQINGMEEDAKYQSEVENLAITFKAFRCYYIALTLIDMKKWKEAVALYERASNYANEALKGKASQEFPQQSELKTLVSIIDGCKFSAHAYSVLEDDNSEAGTTTKAQKTTKPLYERLSQYKEDQSLHTKTPNVFKLTPDMEPIPCKPLFFDLAMNYVELPSLEDKLEQEGKKGASITGFVKGFLGWGGGGNK; encoded by the exons ATGGTCGTCCAAGAGGATAATCCCAATTCTGGGGAAAATGTGGAGAAAACTGAACCTGGGACAgttgtggcagaggcagccaagATATTTAAAGTTGAGA TACTGCACATGATTAAggatgcacagcagcagcatggttTGCGTCATGGCGACTTCCAGCGGTATCGTGGCTACTGCACCCGTCGCATTCGTCGTCTCCGCAAGGCATTGAAGTACCCGCAGGGCGACAAGCGACACTTTAAGCGACGCGATGTGACCATTACCCAGCTGACGGGCAAGAAGGCGGACGAACGCTACATTCATATCCCACTGATCAGTGCCGAACGCGCATGGGCCTATGCCAtgcagctgaagcaggagTCCAACACGGAGCCGCGTAAACGTTTCCATTTGATCAGCAAGCTGAGGAGGGCGTGCTTCTATGCCCTGCAGTTGCAGGAGTTGTGCAAT ACGGACGCATTTGATGCACGCACCAAGCTGGAGTGTGAGGCTTATGTGGCCTGGATGCATGGCACCCTGCACTttgagctgcagctgtggcagtcAGCCGGTGAGCATTTAAAGCGTGCCCAGGTCGTGTACGAGAACCTGGCCGCGGCCTTGCCCGACGATGAGCAGGAGCTGTATCGGGCCAAGGTGAACGAGTTTACACCGAATCTGCGCTATTGCGCCTACAACATCAGCGGAGGAGCCAGTGGCGGCGATCTGGATGAGATCCTGGAGCTGCGTGCCCAAGGCGTGCTCGAGAATTTGGATGTGCTCGTCAGCCAGACGAAGACCGAGAGCAGCGAGGGTCTGCAGACGATTGATTGGCGTGGCCGCAAGGTCACTGTGCGTCCGGAGAAGGTGCGTCTGTTCTTGCTCAGTGCCCAGGAGCTGGACAAGTCGCTGGCCAAGGCAACCAAGCTGGATGCCAAGATAGAGCTGATTGAGCGCATCCTGATGGACTGCAAGGACGCTATCCAGGCGGTGCGGGATGAGATCAAGCAGGATCCCAAGCTGCGTTCGCTGACAACCGGGCAGACAGTCTCTGGCGTGCAGTATTTGCTGGCCTACTTGAGCTACATTCGCCATAGCCGCACGCTGCAACGTAATCTGTGCCTTGTGGAGCAG GCCAAGCTCAACTTTGTCGATCCCAACCAGCAGTCGGATGTTGTTGGCGATGGCAAACGCGTACGATCACAGGATCTTGCCCGCTTATACGAAATCATCTTGCAGAATGTCACCGAGATGCAGCAGATCAACGGCATGGAGGAGGATGCCAAGTATCAAAGTGAGGTGGAGAATCTGGCCATCACCTTCAAGGCCTTCCGCTGCTACTACATTGCTTTGACGCTGATTGATATGAAGAAGTGGAAGGAGGCAGTGGCGCTATACGAGCGCGCCTCCAACTACGCCAACGAGGCGCTGAAGGGCAAGGCCAGCCAGGAGTTCCCGCAACAATCGGAGCTGAAGACGCTCGTATCCATTATCGATGGCTGCAAGTTCTCTGCCCACGCATACAGTGTGCTGGAGGACGACAACAGCGAGGCTGGGACCACCACAAAGGCGCAGAAAACAACGAAACCGCTCTATGAGCGTCTGTCACAATACAAGGAAGACCAATCGCTTCACACCAAGACCCCAAATGTGTTCAAGCTCACACCCGACATGGAGCCCATACCGTGCAAGCCGCTCTTCTTCGATCTGGCCATGAACTACGTGGAGTTGCCCTCGCTGGAGGACAAGCTGGAGCAAGAGGGCAAGAAGGGCGCCTCCATAACGGGCTTCGTCAAGGGATTCCTCGGctggggcggcggcggcaacaagtGA
- the LOC117895243 gene encoding ATP-binding cassette sub-family E member 1, translating to MSRRKDNEEVDKQTRIAIVSDDKCKPKRCRQECKKTCPVVRMGKLCIEVAPTSKIASLSEELCIGCGICVKKCPFEAITIINLPSNLEKHTTHRYSKNSFKLHRLPIPRPGEVLGLVGQNGIGKSTALKILAGKQKPNLGKYANPPDWTDILSYFRGSELQNYFTKILEDNLKALVKPQYVDQIPKAVRGTVGDLLDKKDERELQTSICNMLDLSHIRDREISQLSGGELQRFAIAMVCIQNADIFMFDEPSSYLDVKQRLNAALTIRSLLHPTKFIIVVEHDLSVLDYLSDFICCLYGVPGCYGVVTMPFSVREGINIFLDGFVPTENMRFRTESLTFKVSESATEEEIKRMNHYVYPSMVKTLGKFELTVEKGHFSDSEILVLLGENGTGKTTFIRLLAGNLQPDGEVDLPMLNISYKPQKISPKFQNHVRHLLHDKIRDAYVHPQFIADVMKPMKIEEIMDQEVQNLSGGELQRVALVLCLGKPADVYLIDEPSAYLDSEQRLVAAKVIKRYILHAKKTGFVVEHDFIMATYLADRVIVIEGQPSVKTTAFSPQSLLNGMNRFLELLGITFRRDPNNFRPRINKNASVKDTEQKRSGQFFFLEDEAQ from the exons ATGTCGCGTAGAAAAGACAACGAGGAGGTCGACAAGCAGACGCGTATTGCCATTGTCAGCGATGACAAGTGCAAGCCGAAACGCTGTCGGCAGGAGTGCAAGAAGACCTGTCCAGTGGTGCGCATGGGCAAGCTCTGCATTGAGGTGGCACCCACGTCGAAGATTGCTTCTTTGTCCGAGGAGCTGTGCATCGGTTGCGGTATCTGTGTCAAG AAATGCCCCTTCGAGGCCATCACAATCATCAACCTGCCCAGTAACCTGGAGAAGCATACGACGCATCGGTATAGCAAAAACTCGTTCAAGCTGCATCGCCTGCCCATACCGCGACCCGGCGAAGTGCTCGGTTTGGTCGGACAGAACGGAATTGGCAAGTCAACGGCTCTGAAGATTCTGGCTGGCAAGCAGAAGCCCAATTTGGGCAAGTATGCCAACCCTCCCGACTGGACGGACATCCTAAGTTACTTCCGTGGCTCCGAGCTGCAGAACTACTTCACCAAGATATTGGAGGACAATCTGAAGGCCCTGGTCAAGCCGCAATATGTCGATCAGATCCCCAAGGCAGTGCGTGGTACTGTTGGCGACTTGCTGGACAAAAAGGATGAGCGCGAGCTACAGACATCGATTTGCAACATGTTGGACTTGTCACACATTCGGGACCGAGAGATCTCCCAGTTGTCCGGTGGAGAACTGCAGcgttttgccattgccatggtTTGCATACAGAATGCGGACATTTTCATGTTCGACGAGCCGTCCTCGTATCTGGATGTAAAGCAGCGTCTGAATGCTGCCTTGACCATCCGTTCGCTGCTGCATCCCACAAA GTTCATCATCGTCGTGGAGCACGATTTGTCTGTGCTGGATTACTTGTCGGACTTCATTTGCTGTCTGTATGGTGTGCCCGGCTGTTATGGCGTTGTTACTATGCCCTTCTCGGTGCGCGAAGGCATCAACATTTTCCTGGACGGTTTTGTGCCCACCGAGAACATGCGTTTCCGCACAGAATCCCTCACATTCAAGGTGTCGGAGTCGGCTACGGAAGAGGAAATCAAGCGAATGAACCACTATGTTTACCCCTCAATGGTGAAAACGCTGGGCAAGTTCGAGCTGACCGTGGAGAAGGGACATTTCAGCGACTCTGAGATCCTGGTGCTGCTCGGCGAGAACGGTACTGGCAAGACGACGTTCATTAGGCTGCTGGCCGGTAATCTGCAGCCCGATGGTGAGGTGGATCTACCCATGCTCAACATTTCCTACAAGCCGCAGAAGATTTCCCCGAAATTCCAGAATCACGTGCGTCACTTGCTGCACGATAAGATTCGCGATGCCTATGTGCATCCGCAGTTCATTGCGGATGTGATGAAGCCAATGAAAATCGAGGAGATCATGGATCAGGAGGTGCAGAACCTCTCCGGTGGTGAATTGCAGCGAGTGGCACTGGTGCTCTGCCTGGGCAAGCCGGCGGATGTCTACCTCATTGATGAACCCTCCGCCTACTTGGATTCCGAGCAGCGTCTGGTGGCTGCCAAGGTTATCAAGCG CTACATTTTGCATGCGAAGAAAACTGGATTTGTGGTGGAGCACGATTTCATAATGGCCACATACCTTGCGGATCGTGTGATTGTGATTGAGGGCCAGCCCTCGGTGAAGACGACAGCCTTCTCCCCCCAATCGCTGTTGAATGGCATGAACCGATTCCTCGAACTTTTGGGCATTACGTTCCGCCGCGATCCCAACAACTTCCGGCCCCGCATCAACAAGAACGCTTCGGTCAAGGATACGGAACAAAAGCGCTCTGGCCAGTTCTTCTTCCTGGAGGATGAGGCTCAGTGA
- the LOC117895242 gene encoding myotubularin-related protein 9: protein MEFADLIKTPKLDGVFLHDPQPLQHANPATVGTLCITGHHLLLSARQENSQELWLLHKDIDCVEKKPSMSQNVVVGGIITLKCKDLRIISLEIKYAKEFLNVSSSLEALSAIQNAELLYPFFYRPMYSILEDGYTMFRPELEFAKLISGVGMGGVSSPNVANITICMPSTSSTSSVCAGAVSIPHPLQNGFELDAASALVGGSGCGAAAPACEWRVTNINKDFSVCATYGATLIVPKAITDEQIVLSASFRDGGRFPVLSYRHDNGATLMRSSQPLSIQGIKRCRADEAILNLVLGRSKKGFIVDTWGKGKSNTETDLHYSQWKKVNRSIGNVSSPASILDSFAKLIEACNDDTGCSTDKWLSRLEGSGWLSLVLNSLNASCVVAQCLDQEGSPVLVHGAKGLDSTLIVTSLVQIILNPDCRTVRGLQALIEREWIQAGHPFASRHRYSCYTPHQTRNKTSGATFVLFLDCIYQLFTQFPCSFEFSTQLLILLFEHSYFSQYGTFLCDSERERHELNVHTRTTSLWSYLNRPDVLQTLLNPLYEPNANVIWPSVAPISLELWSELYLRWVIDQRSVATVMSQIQELVTREKELRTQALKLRKQALELGQEVSALMYNADTA from the exons ATGGAATTTGCCGATCTGATAAAGACCCCCAAGCTGGACGGGGTATTTCTGCACGACCCGCAGCCCCTGCAGCATGCAAATCCAGCAACAGTTGGAACCCTCTGCATAACCGGCCACCACTTACTGCTAAGTGCGCGGCAGGAGAACAGCCAGGAGCTATGG CTACTGCACAAGGACATCGACTGTGTGGAGAAGAAGCCGAGCATGTCACAGAACGTGGTCGTTGGGGGCATCATCACACTCAAGTGCAAGGATTTAAGGATTATTTCGCTGGAGATTAAGTACGCCAAAGAGTTCTTGAACGTCTCCTCCTCTCTGGAAGCGCTCAGTGCAATCCAGAATGCGGAGCTGCTGTACCCGTTCTTCTACCGGCCCATGTACAGCATCCTCGAGGATGGCTACACGATGTTCAG GCCGGAGCTGGAGTTCGCCAAGCTCATCAGTGGCGTGGGCATGGGTGGTGTTTCCTCGCCCAACGTGGCCAACataacaatttgcatgccatcAACGTCATCAACGTCTAGTGTATGTGCGGGAGCCGTCAGCATACCCCATCCCCTGCAGAATGGCTTTGAGCTGGACGCAGCCAGCGCACTGGTGgggggcagtggctgtggtGCCGCAGCACCCGCCTGCGAGTGGCGCGTCACCAACATCAATAAAGACTTCAGCGTCTGTGCCACATATGGCGCCACGCTAATTGTACCTAAAGCAATTACGGACGAGCAGATTGTGCTCTCCGCCTCGTTTCGGGATGGCGGCCGCTTCCCCGTGCTCAGCTACAGGCACGACAATGGC GCCACGCTGATGCGCAGCTCCCAGCCCCTGTCCATACAGGGCATCAAGCGGTGCCGCGCGGACGAAGCGATACTGAACCTTGTGCTGGGACGCAGCAAAAAGGGCTTCATTGTGGATACTTGGGGCAAGGGCAAGTCGAACACGGAAACGGATCTCCATTACTCGCAGTGGAAGAAGGTGAATCGATCGATTGGCAACGTCAGCTCACCCGCCTCCATACTGGACAGCTTCGCGAAGCTGATCGAAGCCTGCAATGATGACACTGGCTGCAGCACAGATAAATGGCTATCGCGCCTCGAGGGCAGTGGCTGGCTAAGCCTGGTGCTGAACTCCCTCAACGCCTCCTGTGTGGTGGCCCAGTGCCTTGACCAAGAAGGCAGTCCTGTTCTGGTGCATGGCGCCAAGGGCTTGGACTCGACACTGATTGTCACTTCGCTGGTGCAGATAATACTGAATCCCGATTGCCGCACCGTCAGAGG TCTGCAGGCTTTGATAGAACGCGAATGGATCCAGGCGGGCCATCCGTTCGCCTCTCGTCATCGCTATTCCTGCTACACGCCGCACCAGACGCGCAACAAGACCTCGGGTGCCACGTTCGTGCTGTTCCTGGACTGCATCTACCAGCTGTTTACGCAGTTCCCCTGCAGCTTCGAGTTTAGCACACAGCTGCTGATATTGCTGTTCGAGCATAGCTACTTCTCGCAATACGGCACCTTCCTGTGCGACTCGGAGCGGGAGCGGCACGAACTGAATGTACACACGCGCACGACCAGCCTGTGGTCGTACTTAAATCGGCCAGATGTACTGCAGACTCTGCTAAATCCTCTGTATGAGCCCAATGCTAATGTGATATGGCCTTCTGTGGCGCCCATTAGCTTGGAGTTGTGGAGCG AACTCTACTTGCGATGGGTGATAGATCAGCGCAGCGTAGCAACAGTCATGTCACAGATACAGGAGCTCGTAACGCGCGAGAAAGAACTCAGAACTCAG GCCCTCAAATTGCGCAAACAGGCCTTGGAGCTCGGCCAGGAGGTCTCCGCACTCATGTACAATGCAGACACTGCATAG